Below is a window of Fervidobacterium pennivorans DSM 9078 DNA.
ATCGAACATGTGAACGATGGTGCAAACTACAGTGACATAGCAGTAATCTACAGAGCACATTCTCATTCATTGGAATTACAGCTGGAACTTTCAAAAAATAACATCCCTTTCAAACTACTCTCAGGTCTCAGATTTACGGAAACTGCTCATGCAAAGGATGTTATAGCATTTTTGAAGATTTTGGAAAATCCTTACGAGGTTATTTCATGGATGAGAATCTTGAAAATGCTTGAAAACGTAGGAGACGTAAAAGCTGAAAAAATTGCGAATGAAATAACCTCAACAGAAGATCCTATAGGACGATTCCTAAGTCTTAATGTTAAAAGTGCTAATATAGATGCGCTGAAAAACGTTATCTACAACTCACTTGGTAAAGGTCCAAGTGAGCAGATAAGAAATTTCTATGAAGGTTTCTATCAAAGCATTCTCGAACACCACTACCAAGATTTTCGAGACAGGGAAGAAGATATTGAAAGACTTATTGAAATGGCATCATTCTACAGCTCTACAGAGGAATTCTTAAGCGAGTTAATAATATCTGAGGCCAGAGAGGCTGAACTTGATAGAAACGAAGATGAAGGCGGGAAGGTTACATTGACAACAGTCCATCAAGCGAAGGGGTTAGAGTGGAAGATAGTCTTTGTCATAGGTGTCAATCCCGGTGATTTTCCACACTTTTTGGCTCTGAAAGATGGTTCACTTGACGAAGAAGAAAGGCTGTTTTATGTTGCAATAACCAGAGCCAAAGATATGCTTTATATAACTCATTCCGTTTTTTCCCGAAGTGACTACTTTAGGACAGGAAAAATTGAACGTGACTTTGTTGAGGATATACCTCCTTACTTAGTTGAATATTGGAGGGTCAGATGAAGAAAATGGAGGAAAAAGAAAAACGTGTCACCTGGTTTATCGGAACAAGTGGTTTTTCGTTCAGTGACTGGGTTGGAACAGTGTATCCTGATTATATTAAATCCAGCGAGATGTTTAATTACTATTGGCAGAATTATGGGTTCAACGCAGTGGAGTTAAACTACACATTCTACCAGATGCCCTCATATAGAACCATAGTATCTTTATTGAGAAAGTCGCCTCCAGGTTTCAAATTCGCAATAAAACTCCATAGTTCTATAACACACGACGGAAAGATAGAAAACATCGTGGATTTTATAAAGAACACAATTGTTATCAAGCAGGAAGGCAAAATGATAGGTTACCTTGCACAATTTCCGTATGTGTTTAAATACTCCTGTGAACATGTTGAGTTTTTGAAGAAGATTGCTGAGGAAATAACAAGCGAGGAAATTGAACTTTTCATAGAGTTTAGAAACTCGACGTGGGTAAAAAGGGATGATGTTTGGCTTTTGCTGAAAGAATTCAGTCCTTATCTCCACATAGTTATCGTTGACCTTCCGAAATTGCCTGGTTTGTATCCTTTTAATACTGAGTACAATGCAAAAGAAGATTCTACGTATATCCGTTTGCATGGTCGAAATCCGAAGTGGTTTACTGCTGACGAAAAAACGCGTTATGATTACAATTACTCGGAATCTGAGCTAGGAGAGATTGCTAGCGAACTTTTTTCATTACCGTCAACAAAGCGTTTTGTTTTCTTCAATAACTGCTACTGTGGACAAGCTTTGAAAAACGCTTTAGTGTTTAGAACTCTTGTAGGTGGTGAGAAAGTTGGAATCTTCAAAATCTTCCGAGATCAAGGATAATTTGGGTATTGAACGATTTGAAAAACTCAATGGTCAAAATAATTGGAACGATGAGAAAAATTTAATAAGAGCCTTGGCAAAGGGTGATGAAGAAGCCTACAGATATCTGTATAGAACCTACGCTCCGAAAATAGGTGCTTTGGTTAAAAGTTTCTTAGGTTCAGATGATATTGACGATGTAATCCAAGAAGTTTTTCTTCGAGTTTATAAAGGCGTCAAAAAATTCCGTGGCGACTCCAAGTTAGCAACATGGATATACAAAATAACAATAAACGTATGTAACAACCTATATAAGAAGCTAAAGCACAGAAGTATACTGACTGATTTTGAACAATCAACGGATGACGAAGAGTTCAGTGAATACCACAGTCAGGTCAGTTCTGAAGATGATATTAAAAAAACCTTGTCAAACGAGGAAATTATGCAAAAATTGAATGAAGCTTTGGCTAAATTGAATCCTGAAGATAGGGCTATTTTGTATATGAAGGAAGTTGAGGGCTTAACTTACGCAGAAATCGGGAAAATACTTGATAAACCAGAGGGAACAATAAAGAGTAGGTTACATTATGTGAAAAAACAGTTGAGAGAGCTTTTAAGGGAGGCATTAGGCGATGAACAGGGAGAACCATGAAAACTTTACACACATAGGCGAGTTCAGTCTTGTTGCAAAATTTATCGCTAAGGAATATTCCTACAAACCTGGTCCATTGATGGAAGAAAAGATTATTCGAAAGATAAAGAGAAGCAAGCTGAAAAGAGTGTTTTTTAAAATGAGCATCGTGATTACTATTGCATTTATAATATTGTTCACAAAATTTGAAAGTGTACAACCTTTTAGAATCAAACAAAATTTTTCTTCATTCCAGCAAACAATTGAAAACCAAAAACTCATCTCTTCGAATTCTAAAACATTAACAAACATTCAGAATATGTATGAGAACAACATGAACGATCTGCTTTTCAAAACTCTGAGGTATACAGCTATAGCGAGCGATGGTGACTGGTAATATTCGAATCTTTTCCGAAAGTAAGGTGAGGCCAGAGTGAATGAAAATAAACTAAAGAGGAGTTGTTTGCTTTTCGCTTTTACCTTTAGTTTTCTAATTTCTTTTTCCACGGTTGCTTACTCTGATGGATACTACGTTCGTATGGTGTATGAAACTAGCAAAGCTGGGACATTTATGCGCTCTGAGGAAGTTTACGAAAGCGGAGATTATAAAGTCGTTATTGTTTCAAGCCCTGAATCTTTTGTTTGGGTAAAACTGAAGGATAAGTATTACGTAGGTGATTCAAAAGTCCTGGTGCGTACTTTCCAAATTAAGGATCTTTCAGATATTGCCTACGAGTACATAAAATCCAAGAAATTGGACATATCAAAAGATGGCGTGTACAGATTTGTCGAAGAGTTTTTTTCCTTGGAAATTTTCGTGGTGTCCGGTGAAATAATGCGCGTTGTTCGAAAGGTTGCAGATGTAACAACGACTATGTACATAAATAAGTTTCCAAAGCAGTTCGATATAAAGAGCTTGATTGGTAAATACAAACTCGTGGATGACACCCCACTCCCCGAAGAGCTGTATTCCCTTTCAAAGTTTTTCCTTTGGGCAACTACATCAGAAGGGAAGGACTTTATAAGAATCTCTGGTTATGACAAAGAAGGAAAAGTTCTCGAGTTAGAAATCAATAAATTGGCTGGAGAATTTAAAGTTGGTAGCTATTATGTAAAGCTGATTAGAGCATCTGAAAAAGTTGCAAAGGAGATTAAGAATGCGTTGCGCAATTATTGATGGTTACGTTGACGAACCAGCAGTTTTAGGTGTTCCACCTTACATAAGTACCTACATTAGATACGTTGCAGGAGCATTTTGGCTAAAGGGATACGAAGTAGACTATTATACGATAGACAATGTGCGTGCCAGGGACCTTTGGCACGCATTTTCTCGTTACGACTACGTCGTTATAATTGGTGGCACTACTGTACCAGGGAAGTATATAGGAGGAACACCCATAACACCTGAAGAAGTCAATAGGGTATTTACCAATTCAAATTCCTCTTACAGAATATTGATGGGAGCTATTGCAAGGGCGTTTGCATCATCTGGCGGAAAAGTTGCAAGAGAAACATCAAATATCAAAGCCGAAGAATTTGTTGATGACATCGGAAAGTGGATTTCTGAAACACTTTCAGAAAACTATACAAAGGCGATAAGAATAGCCTCTCAGACAGGAGCCGCAATTGTAGTCCAGCATCCGAGGTTTCCTAATATCATTGCCGAAGTAGAAGTATCACTAGGTTGTGAACGCAGAACGTACTGTACGTTTTGTACGGAACCCTTATTGCACAAAAGATTTTTCTCTCGACCTGTTCAAGATATTGTTGATGAAATAACTGAATTGTACAAACATGGTGTTCGTGCATTTAGACTTGGAAGGAGTGCAAACATAATTGCTTTTGGTAGTGATTGGAATGCAGGTTTAATAAACCCCTTAGCTGTTGAAGAACTCTACTCCGGTATTAGAAAAGCGTGTCCTGAGATTAGGGTTTTACATACAGACAACGCAAATCCTGCCTACATCTCTCGTAATCTTCCTCATTCGGCAAGGATCGTTGAAACCATTGTTAAGTACAACACTGCAGGAGACATCTTATCATTTGGTGTGGAGAGTTTTGATCCCATTGTTAGAAAAAAGAACAACATTGATGGTGAAGTTGAAGACATCGATATTGCTGTGAAAATTGTCAATGAAATCGGAGGAATTAGAGATAAGAATGGTATTCCAAAATTACTTCCAGGAATAAATCTGATATTTGGCCTGTTTGGTGAGACAAAGAAAACTTATGAAATAAACTACAAAAAACTGCTGGAATATCTTGAAGATGGATTGTTACTAAGAAGAATAAACCTTCGCCAGTTAATAATTTTCCCAGGTACTCCTATATATTACCTCTCTAAAAGGAAAACACTAAAGGTAAACAAACAACTTTTCGAACACTACAAATATCTTATTAGAAATAACGTGGACACACCCATGCTCAAAAGGGTATTTCCTACTGGGTGTGTTGTAGAAAATGTCATTCCGGAATTTAAGGAAGGCAAAGTCACGTTTGGAAGACCGCTCGGTACATACCCTATTTTGATAGGTGTCCCCGCTGATTTCGATACACCTTCAGATATTGTTGTGGTAGGACATGGTCACAGGTCATTAACGGGGGTTAGAAGAGTTTCTCTATCTGAATTGACTTTTGAAGAATTAACATCAATACCTGGTATTGGTTCCAAAAACGCAGACAGAATAAAGGCGGGAGATTTTTCTACACTGGATGTTCAAACTTTGGAATTTTTACAAAAGCATTTTCCAAACAACTGAGTTGTCATTTTACAAAATGTGTACCATTATTCCAAAACCATTAAATACAACTAAACATCTCAAGGGTTTTTGTTGTCAAGATTGAGAATATTTTTGTTATAATAAAATAGAATTAGTACCATAATCTCTACCAAGGGGGTATACATATGACCAAGAGTATTTGGGGAGGGGTAGTTTTTACCTTCGTCCTTTTTGTTTCTGTGCTTTTGTATGGAGAATACAAAGATGTACCACAATCACACTGGGCTTACGAAGCTGTTGAAAAACTTACAGATCTTGGAATCGTGTCAGGCTTTCCAGATGGAACGTTTAGAGGAAATGAAACTCTAACAAGGTTCCAGGTTGCCATGTTACTGTATAGGTTGTATTCTTTATTTGATTCAAGTCTAAGGGAGATCGATAACAAAGTTACAAACATTCAAGCACGACTGTCTGACATGCCTCAACAAAGTCAAATTTCAGATGTTAAGCAGTCTGTTGAGACACTCAAGAAAGAGCAAAACGACCTGAAATCAAATTTCAAAAGCGATATAGAAGAACTTAGAACGTCCTTAAACAAACTTTCACAGGACCTGAAAAAAGTGTCTGAAGATCTCAAAAGTTACGTTTCAGCTCTTAACAAAACAAACAGTTCTCTTAATGCCGTAGATCAAAAAGTAGACAAATTAAGTGCAACTCAAGAGTCCTTGAAGACATCTTTAGAAGAACTAAACAGCAAATACTCAAATCTAAATTCTCGTTTGGAAACCCTCGATAAATCTTCTAAAGCCCTCTCAGATTCGATATCGAAGATAAATAACACATTGAAGGAACTTGAGGCAACCTTGAATTCCAAACTGAAAGAACTTGAAAGTAGTCTTCAAGTCCGGGAGCCTACCTCTGAAGATACCCTCACAGTTGAAACAGAAATTAAAGAGTTGAAAGAGAGAGTGTCGTTGCTGGAACTTTTAAAAACCGACGTTGAGAAGCTAAGTAAAAAAGTTATTGAAATCCAGAATTCGATATCAGAGCTTAAAACACTTAAAGAAAAAACGATTCCTCAACAACCTCAACCACCAAACGAAGAAGATATATCGAAAATACTTTCGGAAATCAACATAATACAGGAAAGTATAGCTAATCTCTCAAAGAGTGACCAGGATATTCAAAACCAAGTTAAACTTATTAAACAGCGTGTGGACAGTGTTTCTAAAGCTCTTGAAGATTTGCTTGGCGAAAACCAAGAGATAAAGAAAAGACTCGATGAATTCTCAAAGGAAATCCAAAAACTTTCAGACAAGACTTCAGTAAAACAAGAAGAAACCAGCATGCAGCTTTCTACCGAACTAAAATATAGTGAAACGATTATCGAAGAACTTAAAGCTAAGATCCTTGAAAATGCTGAAATTAAAGCCTTCGAA
It encodes the following:
- a CDS encoding radical SAM protein produces the protein MRCAIIDGYVDEPAVLGVPPYISTYIRYVAGAFWLKGYEVDYYTIDNVRARDLWHAFSRYDYVVIIGGTTVPGKYIGGTPITPEEVNRVFTNSNSSYRILMGAIARAFASSGGKVARETSNIKAEEFVDDIGKWISETLSENYTKAIRIASQTGAAIVVQHPRFPNIIAEVEVSLGCERRTYCTFCTEPLLHKRFFSRPVQDIVDEITELYKHGVRAFRLGRSANIIAFGSDWNAGLINPLAVEELYSGIRKACPEIRVLHTDNANPAYISRNLPHSARIVETIVKYNTAGDILSFGVESFDPIVRKKNNIDGEVEDIDIAVKIVNEIGGIRDKNGIPKLLPGINLIFGLFGETKKTYEINYKKLLEYLEDGLLLRRINLRQLIIFPGTPIYYLSKRKTLKVNKQLFEHYKYLIRNNVDTPMLKRVFPTGCVVENVIPEFKEGKVTFGRPLGTYPILIGVPADFDTPSDIVVVGHGHRSLTGVRRVSLSELTFEELTSIPGIGSKNADRIKAGDFSTLDVQTLEFLQKHFPNN
- a CDS encoding RNA polymerase sigma factor, translated to MRKLESSKSSEIKDNLGIERFEKLNGQNNWNDEKNLIRALAKGDEEAYRYLYRTYAPKIGALVKSFLGSDDIDDVIQEVFLRVYKGVKKFRGDSKLATWIYKITINVCNNLYKKLKHRSILTDFEQSTDDEEFSEYHSQVSSEDDIKKTLSNEEIMQKLNEALAKLNPEDRAILYMKEVEGLTYAEIGKILDKPEGTIKSRLHYVKKQLRELLREALGDEQGEP
- a CDS encoding DUF72 domain-containing protein; translated protein: MKKMEEKEKRVTWFIGTSGFSFSDWVGTVYPDYIKSSEMFNYYWQNYGFNAVELNYTFYQMPSYRTIVSLLRKSPPGFKFAIKLHSSITHDGKIENIVDFIKNTIVIKQEGKMIGYLAQFPYVFKYSCEHVEFLKKIAEEITSEEIELFIEFRNSTWVKRDDVWLLLKEFSPYLHIVIVDLPKLPGLYPFNTEYNAKEDSTYIRLHGRNPKWFTADEKTRYDYNYSESELGEIASELFSLPSTKRFVFFNNCYCGQALKNALVFRTLVGGEKVGIFKIFRDQG